One window from the genome of Paenibacillus azoreducens encodes:
- a CDS encoding glycosyltransferase family 2 protein: MTAADILMLIAVISIWSLLLVNVVLIISGYLYYIENEKREVPPLPEDVPFVSLMVPAHNEGKVITQTVEALLALDYPHDRYEIIVINDNSSDNSSELLARLQAKYKERQLIVINTDHVTGGKGKSNALNIGFKQSRGEFIAIYDADNTPEKTALRYLVGEITHDPTLGAVIGKFRTRNRFANLLTRFINIETLSFQWMAQAGRWKLFKLCTIPGTNFIMRREIIEAIGGWDVKAIAEDTEISFRIYMMGYRIKFQPKSVTWEQEPQTLKVWFKQRTRWAKGNIYVIVKNLPLLFDRSAKRIHFDLLYFLSIYFLLLTSLIMSDVLLILYALGLVHTTIAGLSSFLWLLAVILFVTGTFITLITEKGEMRLSNLWIIMLMYISYCQLWMVVAAYGLYNYIKDLIFKREVKWYKTERY; the protein is encoded by the coding sequence ATGACCGCTGCAGACATCTTGATGCTGATTGCCGTCATCAGTATATGGTCGTTGCTTCTCGTTAATGTCGTGCTGATTATTTCCGGCTACCTGTACTATATAGAAAATGAAAAGCGAGAGGTGCCGCCGCTTCCTGAGGACGTCCCCTTTGTCTCGCTGATGGTTCCCGCCCATAACGAAGGCAAGGTCATTACGCAAACGGTGGAGGCGCTGCTTGCGCTTGATTATCCGCATGACCGCTATGAGATTATCGTGATTAATGACAATTCGAGCGATAACAGCAGCGAATTGCTTGCGAGGCTTCAAGCCAAGTACAAAGAGCGCCAATTGATCGTGATTAACACGGACCACGTTACGGGCGGAAAAGGGAAGTCGAATGCACTGAACATTGGTTTTAAGCAAAGCAGGGGAGAATTTATCGCCATCTACGACGCCGACAATACGCCGGAGAAGACGGCTCTCCGTTATCTTGTCGGGGAAATTACGCATGATCCCACGCTTGGGGCGGTGATCGGGAAGTTCCGCACCCGCAATCGTTTTGCGAACCTTTTGACCCGCTTTATCAATATTGAGACTTTGTCTTTCCAATGGATGGCTCAGGCAGGAAGATGGAAACTCTTCAAGCTGTGTACCATTCCAGGCACCAACTTCATTATGCGCCGGGAGATCATTGAGGCTATCGGGGGCTGGGACGTCAAGGCAATTGCGGAGGACACGGAAATCAGCTTTCGCATCTATATGATGGGCTACCGCATCAAGTTCCAGCCCAAGTCCGTAACGTGGGAGCAGGAGCCGCAAACGTTAAAGGTATGGTTCAAGCAGCGGACAAGGTGGGCGAAGGGCAATATTTATGTTATTGTTAAAAATTTGCCGCTGCTGTTCGACCGGTCAGCAAAACGGATACATTTCGATCTTCTTTATTTCTTATCGATCTATTTCTTATTGCTGACTTCGCTTATCATGTCTGACGTGCTGCTCATTTTATATGCACTTGGGCTTGTCCATACGACAATTGCCGGGCTCAGCTCATTTTTATGGCTGCTTGCCGTCATTTTATTTGTGACCGGTACCTTTATTACGTTGATTACGGAAAAAGGAGAAATGCGACTGTCGAATCTGTGGATCATCATGCTGATGTACATATCTTACTGTCAGTTATGGATGGTTGTAGCTGCTTACGGTTTATACAACTATATTAAGGATTTGATTTTTAAAAGGGAAGTCAAATGGTACAAAACCGAACGTTATTAA